In Spirochaeta thermophila DSM 6578, the DNA window ACGAGTACACCACCCTCCTCTACATCCCCTTCTTCAAGAATCCGGTCCTCGATCTCTCGTATTGGTACATTCCCTTCGCCGTGATCTTCATCGTCGGGTATTCCAATGCCGTGAACCTGACCGACGGGCTCGACGGTCTCGCCACCGGCCTGGTGATCATGGTGGGGCTGGCGGTGGCGGTCTTCGCCTACCTGTCCGGTCGTGTGGACTTCTCGGAGTACCTCCAGATACCGTATCTTCCCGGGAGTGGAGAGCTCGCGGTCTTCGCCACGGCCCTGGTGGGGGCGAGCATCGGTTTCCTCTGGTTCAACGCGCATCCCGCCGAGGTCATGATGGGCGACACGGGGAGCCTCAGCCTGGGGGGAACCCTGGCCGTCCTGGGTATCCTCCTCAAGAAGGAAATCCTTCTGCTCATCGTGGGGGGGGTGTTCGTCCTCGAGACCGCGTCCGTGATCCTCCAAGTCCTCTCCTACAAGCTTCGGGGAGGGAAGCGGATCTTCAGGATGGCGCCGCTCCACCACCACTTCGAGCTCTCGGGCTGGCCCGAGAGTAAGGTGGTGATCCGCATGTGGATACTCGGAGGCCTGTTTGCGATCATAGGGCTCTCCACGCTCAAGATCCAGTAAGGGGTACCATGAGAGGCGGATTCGCACCCGAACGTGTCCACGACTCCTCGAGAGGCACCTTCCTCCCGTTGCTGGTGGTGCTCCTCCTCTCGGTGGGGCTCTCCATGCTCTTCTCTGCCTCCCACTATCGCTCGGAAGTCCTGGTGGGCAACCCCTACTACTTCGTGCTCCAACAGGCGGTGAGGGTTGCGGTGGGTCTCGTGGTGGCGGGAGCCCTCGTCCTCATCCCCCTCGAGGTCCTGCAGCGCACCGTGCCCTGGATGGTCCTGGGCACCCTGGGGCTCCTCCTCCTCACCTTCGTGCCCGGTATAGGGGTGTCGTTCTTCGGTGCGAACCGCTGGATCGTGGTAGCCGGCGTCTCCTTCCAGCCTTCGGAACTCGCCAAATTCGTCCTCGTCTTCTACCTCTCCTACATCCTCTCCAGGAAACGTGACAGGTTCGAGGATCCGGGGGTCTCCATCGTGCCGCCCGCGGTCGTCCTCTTTTCCTTCGTGTTGCTCGTCTATCTCCAGAACGACTTCTCCACCGCCATCTTCCTCCTCTTCTCGGGGATGTACGTGTTCTTCGCGGCAGGGGTGCCCTTCAGGTACTTCGCCTTTTTCTTCATGGTGGGCGTTCCGCTCTTCCTCATCCTTCTGTTCACCAGGGAACACCGCGTGCTGAGACTCCTGGCCTATCTCGACCCGTCCCGTGATCCCGACGGTGTGGGATACCAGATACAGGCCTCGCTCCGCGCCCTTTCGGAGGGGGGCTTCTGGGGCAAGGGCATGGGAAACGGCACCTACAAGTATGGGGTGTTGCCCGAAGCCCATTCGGACTTCATCTTCGCCACGGTGGGGGAGGAGTTGGGATTCGTGGGGGTGGTGGGGATCTGCCTCCTGTTCGCGATGCTCGTCCTGGAAGGGTACCGGATAGGGATGCGCCAGGGAGAGGACTTCCCCAGGCTGCTCGCCTTTTCCGTGACGACCACCCTCGCCCTCCAGGTGCTCATAAACCTCTCGGTGGTGTGCGGTCTGCTTCCCACGACCGGGGTGCCGCTCCCGTTTTTCTCCGCAGGAGGGTCGGCGGCCCTCGTGACCCTCATGTTCTGCGGACTCCTTGGAAATCTGTCACGGAGGGGGAGGGACCCGCATGGCTGACCACATGCTCTATGCGGAATACCTGACCCCTGCGAAGGAACGGGGATCGAGAGGGCGGTGGATCTGGTGGGTGCTTGCCTGCTCCTTGCTGGCGGGCGCCCTCTACCTCGTAGTGCAGGTGGTGCTCCTCCCCCGGCTCAGGATCACGAGGATCATCCTGGAGGGGGATCTCCCGGCGTCTTCCGAGGTGATCCTCGAGCGGGCGGGACTCGATGTCGGACATCCCATCCTTTTCACGGTGAGGACCGAGGAGATCCGGCGGAGACTCGAGGCCTGGCCCGTGGTGGCCCACGTGGAGGTGGAGAAGGTCTTCCCCGGGACATTGAGGATAAGCCTTGCCTCTCGCACGCCGCTCGTGTATCTTCTCGTCGATCGGGACGGGGTCCTCGTCCCTGCGGTGTGCGACGAGGAGGGTGTGGTGTTCCTCGCGGGGAAGCAGGTCCCCGCTGTGGACCTGCCCGTGCTCAGCGGTGTGCGGTTCTCCAAGTTCATGGTGGGGGCCCGGGTGCCTGAGGCGGTACGGGCCTTCCTGAAGGATGTAGACGAACTCCGGAAGACGAGTCCCCGGACTCTGGGGCTGATCTCGGAGTTCAGGCTGGTGGCCCGCGGGGAATACCTCTTC includes these proteins:
- a CDS encoding cell division protein FtsQ/DivIB, which codes for MADHMLYAEYLTPAKERGSRGRWIWWVLACSLLAGALYLVVQVVLLPRLRITRIILEGDLPASSEVILERAGLDVGHPILFTVRTEEIRRRLEAWPVVAHVEVEKVFPGTLRISLASRTPLVYLLVDRDGVLVPAVCDEEGVVFLAGKQVPAVDLPVLSGVRFSKFMVGARVPEAVRAFLKDVDELRKTSPRTLGLISEFRLVARGEYLFDIQVFFRGYRVPVRFEGHLTEEKVHYALMILDVLSEEGLLEGMSEVDFRGGRITYTKRSGV
- the mraY gene encoding phospho-N-acetylmuramoyl-pentapeptide-transferase; translated protein: MKYFTPFNIFQYITFRAAYAAVTALLISFVLGPMVIDWLRRLKAGEEVREDGPSTHRAKSGTPTMGGTFIIFSILISVLLWQDLRNPYTWIMLLSVVGFGLLGFVDDYLKVFKKNRTGLRAGVKFIGQIVLSLLILFFILRQGNEYTTLLYIPFFKNPVLDLSYWYIPFAVIFIVGYSNAVNLTDGLDGLATGLVIMVGLAVAVFAYLSGRVDFSEYLQIPYLPGSGELAVFATALVGASIGFLWFNAHPAEVMMGDTGSLSLGGTLAVLGILLKKEILLLIVGGVFVLETASVILQVLSYKLRGGKRIFRMAPLHHHFELSGWPESKVVIRMWILGGLFAIIGLSTLKIQ
- the ftsW gene encoding putative lipid II flippase FtsW, with the translated sequence MRGGFAPERVHDSSRGTFLPLLVVLLLSVGLSMLFSASHYRSEVLVGNPYYFVLQQAVRVAVGLVVAGALVLIPLEVLQRTVPWMVLGTLGLLLLTFVPGIGVSFFGANRWIVVAGVSFQPSELAKFVLVFYLSYILSRKRDRFEDPGVSIVPPAVVLFSFVLLVYLQNDFSTAIFLLFSGMYVFFAAGVPFRYFAFFFMVGVPLFLILLFTREHRVLRLLAYLDPSRDPDGVGYQIQASLRALSEGGFWGKGMGNGTYKYGVLPEAHSDFIFATVGEELGFVGVVGICLLFAMLVLEGYRIGMRQGEDFPRLLAFSVTTTLALQVLINLSVVCGLLPTTGVPLPFFSAGGSAALVTLMFCGLLGNLSRRGRDPHG